One stretch of Epinephelus lanceolatus isolate andai-2023 chromosome 15, ASM4190304v1, whole genome shotgun sequence DNA includes these proteins:
- the LOC117266645 gene encoding uncharacterized protein LOC117266645, translating into MKLHQCHLCSKSFPSPSKLKRHYVIHTGQRPFLCTICGKAFSQSHHLKLHKQKVHPSRPPSGPQDLQDGILTRDQHPKCDNPAAGINTHGRSNYTPMPVPVSSSVASHMEQKREIVTDNIFLPSSENMPCVNNGSVTLDAVPQTQVDSANGDTSVRIASRGYICKVCLKSFSSSLQLWVHAPTHNKPKQRETGRESSKTFSEQGYSKGHLQTQKLSSGRGKITLKHQCHKCLKTFCTPSKLQRHFLIHTGQKPYSCKNCFKSFRQKEHLQCHLNSPNRCPLTAGTEKKQQRFCHSRQSSGQSATQQRPTSHRPCTNSSMELELQCKISVNAVQDLNTTEIKSEAVVNQEQPLNTSGPCQSIHHKSDEQEQQHSTREHLKPFQCAICSRSFRLRVNLIRHRKIHRNQKELGGLTSVQNSNDRMSDSDAMKHSPEPIDLNIIVKPETWSPNGSDYSDSLPQDSELITAAEQQRQTCRATRERQRIKPLHQCHTCLKYFPSASKLQRHAMTHTGQRPFACETCEKRFRQKSHLRVHCRSHLRSRYPKQRSLYINRPPSRRGRFNTRTAADVSLQEMLADKKDFETHTGSYVVSVKHLDETSSVVIIESNREPDKLLPHTSKNNEVVRNVSNMTAKRKQIPKSTQNPGILRHQCSRCLKCFPCASKLQRHEMVHTGVKPFQCAGCGKAFRQAGHLKIHEGSTCKGKPPKPVNQQGNSRKEKAHCQPQLYPRISVRIPQKKKSANTHNTVSHSDCAEGNGVSAKANGLLKTKAKSNVACKEKKLHTCRICFKSFPAPTKLSRHMVTHSGVRPYKCSLCSKTFTQHSHLKTHEHKCRQSSKMFDCIQEQIQIPNHLQDTCSVNLIDFNVDATKEQPESHYTSVGHYSLSDGDLSYCAEARHTEWLAVPEVGSQEEQRKAEETQRDNCHQATDSYSYSFPSDLASEINKLVQNQNMAPLLQQYESNAHTVETTCPLAPKGVAAISDSNKLLGDELPSPVVENQMQPDDYWSEPIIVFECGNCITSFKSQSDLKQHVCSTHAQPEMTKPADKNRCDICFKRFVTPSKLKRHYVIHTGQRPFSCDICGKTFSQAAHIGKHRLTH; encoded by the coding sequence ATGAAGTTGCATCAGTGCCATCTTTGTTCAAAGTCTTTCCCATCGCCATCTAAACTTAAGAGACATTATGTCATCCATACTGGCCAGAGGCCCTTCCTCTGCACGATCTGTGGAAAAGCCTTCTCACAGTCTCATCATCTAAAACTGCACAAGCAGAAAGTCCATCCTTCAAGGCCTCCATCGGGACCTCAGGATCTACAGGATGGAATTTTAACTCGTGACCAACACCCAAAATGTGATAATCCAGCTGCAGGGATTAACACACATGGCAGAAGTAACTACACTCCAATGCCTGTGCCTGTATCATCTTCTGTGGCCTCCCATATGGAACAGAAAAGGGAAATTGTGACTGACAACATTTTTCTTCCGTCCTCTGAAAATATGCCATGTGTAAATAATGGCTCAGTGACTCTGGATGCAGTACCTCAGACGCAAGTTGATTCTGCAAATGGGGACACATCTGTACGCATTGCCAGCAGGGGATACATCTGCAAAGTCTGCTTGAAGTCATTTAGCTCATCTCTTCAGCTTTGGGTTCACGCACCAACTCATAACAAACCAAAACAACGTGAGACGGGTAGAGAGTCAAGCAAGACTTTTTCTGAACAGGGTTATTCAAAAGGGCACCTGCAGACACAAAAATTGAGCTCAGGCAGAGGCAAAATTACCTTAAAACACCAGTGTCATAAATGTCTGAAAACCTTCTGCACACCATCCAAATTACAACGGCATTTCCTTATTCATACGGGGCAGAAACCCTACTCTTGTAAGAACTGCTTCAAATCCTTCAGACAGAAGGAACATTTACAGTGTCATTTAAATAGTCCAAATAGATGCCCACTTACTGCCGGCACTGAAAAGAAACAACAGCGGTTTTGTCATAGCAGACAAAGCTCAGGTCAGTCAGCAACGCAACAGCGGCCCACCAGCCATCGCCCTTGCACGAATTCCTCAATGGAACTGGAGCTCCAGTGTAAAATAAGTGTAAATGCAGTGCAGGATCTGAACACGACTGAAATCAAGTCAGAGGCAGTCGTAAATCAAGAGCAACCATTAAATACAAGCGGTCCGTGTCAGAGTATTCATCATAAGTCAGATGAACAAGAGCAGCAACATTCAACACGTGAACACTTAAAACCATTCCAGTGTGCGATCTGCAGCAGATCGTTTCGGCTAAGAGTCAATTTAATACGTCATCGTAAAATTCACAGGAACCAGAAAGAATTGGGAGGTCTTACCTCTGTGCAAAACAGCAATGATAGGATGTCTGATTCTGACGCAATGAAACATTCACCTGAACCCATCGACTTGAACATCATCGTTAAACCAGAAACATGGAGTCCAAATGGCAGTGATTACAGTGACTCGCTTCCTCAGGATTCTGAGTTaatcacagcagcagagcagcagaggcaAACCTGCCGTGCCACCAGAGAGCGGCAGAGAATTAAACCTTTACATCAATGCCATacatgtttaaaatattttccatCCGCATCAAAACTTCAGAGGCATGCGATGACTCATACTGGACAAAGGCCCTTTGCCTGCGAGACATGTGAAAAGAGATTTCGTCAGAAATCACACTTGAGGGTCCATTGTCGCTCACACCTGCGGTCTAGATATCCCAAACAACGATCGCTGTATATCAATCGGCCGCCGTCTCGTAGAGGCAGGTTTAACACAAGGACTGCAGCAGACGTCTCACTCCAGGAAATGTTAGCAGACAAgaaggactttgagacacacactggcagctATGTAGTCTCTGTGAAACATTTAGATGAGACCTCTTCTGTAGTAATTATTGAGAGTAACAGAGAACCAGATAAGTTGTTGCCACATACCTCTAAGAACAATGAGGTTGTGCGAAATGTTTCTAACATGACTGCGAAAAGGAAACAGATCCCTAAGTCAACGCAAAATCCCGGCATCTTGCGACACCAGTGCTCCCGGTGTTTAAAGTGTTTTCCGTGTGCCTCTAAATTACAAAGGCATGAAATGGTGCACACAGGTGTGAAGCCATTTCAGTGTGCTGGGTGTGGGAAAGCATTCAGGCAAGCTGGGCATCTAAAAATTCATGAAGGAAGTACCTGTAAGGGCAAACCACCCAAGCCAGTCAATCAGCAGGGGAACAGCAGAAAAGAGAAAGCACATTGTCAGCCGCAGCTTTACCCAAGAATCAGTGTTCGTATCCCTCAGAAGAAAaaatctgcaaacacacacaatacagtGTCACATTCTGATTGTGCTGAAGGTAATGGAGTGAGTGCAAAAGCGAACGGTCTCTTAAAGACAAAAGCTAAAAGTAACGTAGCttgtaaagaaaagaaacttCACACATGCCGAATATGCTTTAAGAGCTTTCCTGCTCCAACCAAGCTCTCAAGACACATGGTCACTCACTCTGGGGTGAGGCCGTACAAATGCAGCCTGTGCAGCAAAACCTTCACACAGCACAGTCATCTAAAAACTCACGAACACAAATGCCGACAGAGTAGCAAGATGTTTGATTGTATTCAAGAACAAATACAAATTCCTAACCATCTCCAGGATACATGCAGTGTAAACCTTATAGATTTTAATGTAGATGCAACAAAAGAGCAGCCGGAGTCACATTACACAAGTGTTGGTCATTACTCTTTAAGTGATGGAGATTTATCTTATTGTGCAGAGGCAAGACACACTGAGTGGTTGGCGGTGCCAGAAGTAGGCTCCcaggaggagcagagaaaagCAGAGGAAACGCAGAGAGACAATTGTCATCAAGCTACAGACAGTTACAGTTATTCATTCCCCTCTGATCTTGCATCTGAAATAAATAAGCTTGTCCAAAATCAAAACATGGCACCTTTGTTGCAACAGTATGAAAGCAATGCacatactgtagaaacaacatgtcCGCTGGCGCCGAAAGGAGTTGCAGCTATTTCAGATAGCAACAAGCTGCTCGGTGATGAACTCCCAAGTCCTGTGGTTGAGAATCAAATGCAGCCGGATGATTACTGGTCCGAACCGATAATTGTGTTCGAATGCGGCAATTGCATCACAAGTTTTAAGAGTCAAAGCGATCTCAAACAACATGTTTGTTCAACTCATGCTCAACCTGAAATGACAAAGCCAGCCGACAAGAATCGCTGTGACATTTGCTTCAAACGTTTTGTGACTCCCTCTAAACTGAAAAGGCATTATGTTATCCACACAGGTCAGAGGCCGTTCAGttgtgacatctgtggcaaGACGTTCAGTCAGGCAGCACATATTGGAAAACACAGACTGACTCACTGA